The Thermomonospora curvata DSM 43183 DNA segment GCAGCGGGATGCCCGCCATGACCGCCTTTTGCACCAGCTCGAAGGAGGCCCGGCCGCTGACCATGAGGATCGTGCCGCGCAGCGGCAGCCGCCCCGCGCGCAGCGCATGGCCGATGACCTTGTCGACGGCGTTGTGGCGTCCCACGTCCTCGCGCAGGCACAGCAGCTCGCCGTCGGGGGCGAACAGGCCGGCGGCGTGCAGGCCGCCGGTCTTGTCGAACACCCGCTGGGCGGCGCGCAGCCGCTCCGGCAGCAGGGCCAGGGTCCGGCAGGACACCCGCAGGTCGTCTGCGGTCAGGTCCCACGGCGCGGTGGTGCGCACCGCCTCCAAGCCGGCCTTGCCGCACAGGCCGCAGGAGGAGGTGGTGTAGAAGTTGCGTTCCAGCGAGGTCTCCGGCAGCGGCACGCCGGGCGCCAACGCCACGTCGACGACGTTGTAGGTGTTGGCGCCGTCGGCGGTGGCGCCCGCGCAGTAGCGGATGCCGGCGATGTCCTCTGCCGCGCGGACGACTCCCTCTGCCACCAGGAACCCGGCGGCCAGGTCGAAGTCGTCCCCGGGAGTGCGCATGGTCACCGTCAGCGCCCGGCCGCCGACGCGGATCTCCATGGGCTCCTCGACGGCCAGGGTGTCGGGGCGGTGGGAGCGCCGCTCGGCGCGGACGCGCAGCACCGGCCGCAGCGCGGTCACCCGGCCCATGACGCGCTCCGCTCCCCCGCCGGCTCCAGCCGGACCACGACGGCCTTGGAGGTGGGCGTGTTGCTGTGCTCGGCCACGCTGTCCAGGGGGACCAGGACGTTGGTCTCCGGGTAGTAGGCGGCGGCCGAGCCGCGCGGGGTCGGGTAGGGCACCGCGGTGAAGGCCGGGGCGCGGCGTTCGCCGCCGTCCTCCCACACGCTCACCAGATCGACCGTGCTTCCCTCGGCGATTCCCAGTTCGGCCAGGTCGGCGGGGTTGACCAGCACGACGCGGCGGGAGCCGCGGATGCCGCGGTAGCGGTCGTGGGAGGTGTAGGGGACGGTGTTCCACTGGTCGTGGGAACGCAGCGTCTGCAGGATCAGGTGCCCCTTGGGCGCCTTCAGCATCGTGAA contains these protein-coding regions:
- the fdhD gene encoding formate dehydrogenase accessory sulfurtransferase FdhD, which translates into the protein MGRVTALRPVLRVRAERRSHRPDTLAVEEPMEIRVGGRALTVTMRTPGDDFDLAAGFLVAEGVVRAAEDIAGIRYCAGATADGANTYNVVDVALAPGVPLPETSLERNFYTTSSCGLCGKAGLEAVRTTAPWDLTADDLRVSCRTLALLPERLRAAQRVFDKTGGLHAAGLFAPDGELLCLREDVGRHNAVDKVIGHALRAGRLPLRGTILMVSGRASFELVQKAVMAGIPLLAAVSAPSSLAVDLAREQGLTLVGFLRGSSMNVYTGAERLPPHRGPAPSAVS